One genomic region from Brassica rapa cultivar Chiifu-401-42 unplaced genomic scaffold, CAAS_Brap_v3.01 Scaffold0210, whole genome shotgun sequence encodes:
- the LOC117129867 gene encoding 40S ribosomal protein S19-3 translates to MATGKTVKDVSPHEFVKAYAAHLKRSGKIELPPWTDIVKTGKLKELAPYDPDWYYIRAASMARKVYLRGGLGVGAFRRIYGGSKRNGSRPPHFCKSSGGVARHILQQLQTMNIVDLDTKGGRKITSSGERDLDQVAGRIAAAI, encoded by the exons ATGGCGACAGGCAAAACGGTGAAGGATGTCTCTCCACACGAGTTCGTCAAGGCTTACGCTGCCCACCTCAAGCGCTCCGGCAAG ATTGAGCTGCCACCGTGGACAGACATCGTCAAGACCGGTAAACTTAAGGAGCTTGCTCCTTATGACCCTGACTGGTACTACATCAGAGCTG cGTCGATGGCAAGGAAAGTGTACCTGAGAGGTGGACTTGGAGTTGGTGCGTTCCGCAGGATCTATGGAGGAAGCAAGAGGAACGGAAGCAGACCACCTCATTTCTGCAAGAGCAGTGGTGGTGTTGCTCGTCACATTCTTCAGCAACTCCAGACTATGAACATTGTCGACCTCGACACTAAAGG GGGGAGGAAAATCACATCGAGTGGTGAGAGAGATCTTGACCAAGTCGCAGGAAGGATCGCAGCTGCCATCTAA